Proteins co-encoded in one Zootoca vivipara chromosome 3, rZooViv1.1, whole genome shotgun sequence genomic window:
- the LOC132591861 gene encoding uncharacterized protein LOC132591861, translating to MASHPSASGKSKRVIKGASQRLRSPSSHAAGRVEAFIASIAGDPQALAQLGSGLDALLQNPATHSAPSTSAGLPLEAGQGAAATAMPPGLQGPDPLSAPSTSAGVSLDPGQATVAASQPLFPMATIRELPETTSGPADTSDDEFVGPSGVLMPNASSTPMVAPAPPPVKRRSEGKQPRRTRRRRQAKGRTLAVASRSEVLSSASGEEALPVPARVSSGGKRRHKSRSRRRAKRRRDDTSTSTTSGLADVHIWMVGHSIVHWAGLRAGQTPLGPRLGLPSNIQVTWMGKRGMRWGELLPLLRRKALLLGCPSALVIQLGENDIPAVDPLSLRLAILRDLLEIRTWFPDTVVFWSQMLQRMQWRGDIPPLAGERARKRVNSAASKRVYEIGGSLIRHPEINVRAPLLYRDDGVHLSPDGYDIWLRDVSEGLKSWLGL from the exons ATGGCATCCCACCCATCCGCTTCAGGAAAATCTAAGAGGGTCATTAAGGGCGCTTCACAAAGGCTGCGTTCGCCATCCTCGCATGCTGCAGGTCGCGTGGAAGCCTTCATCGCTAGCATTGCGGGTGACCCACAGGCCCTGGCCCAGCTTGGATCTGGGCTTGATGCCTTATTACAGAACCCGGCCACTCATTCTGCCCCTTCGACCTCTGCTGGTTTACCCCTGGAGGCCGGGCAGGGGGCGGCAGCCACGGCTATGCCTCCGGGCCTGCAAGGCCCagaccctctttctgccccctctaCCTCTGCAGGTGTATCCCTGGACCCTGGGCAAGCTACGGTGGCGGCGTCGCAGCCTCTGTTCCCCATGGCAACCATTCGGGAACTGCCGGAGACCACGTCTGGGCCAGCTGACACGTCGGATGACGAGTTCGTGGGGCCTTCTGGCGTGCTGATGCCGAATGCCTCTTCCACTCCTATGGTGGCGCCGGCGCCCCCTCCCGTCAAACGACGAAGTGAGGGGAAGCAGCCTCGGcgcaccaggaggaggaggcaggccaaGGGCAGA acTCTTGCCGTCGCCTCGCGGTCCGAGGTGCTTTCATCAGCATCCGGCGAGGAGGCCCTCCCGGTGCCGGCTAGAGTGTCGAGTGGTGGAAAGCGTCGTCACAAAAGTCGTTCCAGGAGGCGGGCAAAGAGGCGCAGGGACGATACCTCGACCTCGACCACCTCAG ggctcgcggacgtgcacatatggatggtgggacattccatagtccattgggcaggcCTTCGCGCTGGCCAGACGCCATTGGGTCCTcgacttggccttccatccaacatccaagtgacctggatgggcaagaggggcatgcgctggggggagcttctccctttgctgcggcgcaaagccctcttgctcgggtgcccgtccgccctggtgatccagctgggggaaaatgacATCCCCGCGGTTGACCCGTTATCTCTTCGCCTGGCTATCCTACGAGATTTGTTGGAGATAAGGACTTGGTTCCCTGATACCGTCGTTTtttggtcccaaatgttgcagaggatgcaatggcggggtgacattcctcctctggctggggaaagagcCAGAAAAAGGGTTAACAGCGCAGCATCCAAACGGGTGTACGAAATCGGGGGGAGTTTGATTCGACATCCCGAAATTAATGTTAGAGCCCCGCTTTTATATCGGGATGATGGGGTTCACTTGTCCCCTGATGGGTATGACATTTGGCTGCGTGATGTGTctgagggtttaaaaagttggttaggtctctga